Below is a genomic region from Ascaphus truei isolate aAscTru1 chromosome 5, aAscTru1.hap1, whole genome shotgun sequence.
tgggtatgcaccttaaccctggctgtgctcaaagctgtgaccatgcagcaagcttaagcctatagggaaccatgttaaaaatggttattgaggcaaaaagtgacactgtgtgctcatttgcatgtcatttcccagaatcccttgctgcagtggaagtgctgtatgctgggtgataatgggggaaaggtggggttgcagacctgcctaagacatgcagatgagcatacagctatatttgcatatttgcatatttgcatatttgcatatttgctttcctgtggagggtttttgtcactttttttactcaccataacttaactcagtattatggtttagcctatcccataagcctctcttgcattcctagtaaaatcaaccccacactgatgagacccatcaaggtcgaaacagctgtctgtgggtgggtttttggctaagatcaagaggATGGAGGTTGCCATGGAGCCCGCCGGGACCACCCTGCACAAGGAGAAGAAGACGAAGAAGGAGAAGCACACGGCACCCCCGAAGACGGTCCCCAGCAGCCAGGAGACGGACGGAGGAGGCCCAGCGGCAACCAGCTCCAGCGGCTCAGGCGACGTTGCCACCCCCAGCGGCCTCACCCCCACTGCAAGTACCAGCAGCGGCGGCCCCAGCTCCAaccctggagctgggagcagcagcaacaggaggatcccccgcctggaaccctggatgaggcagacagtggtgatgcagctgagggaggtcgacggacagcgccctctattggacgctgagacctttgccaaggagctggtgagcaaaGCAGGCTTTACTCCGGACGAGATCCTGAGCATCCAGGACCTCAGGGGTGGCCTGTTTTTCGTCACATTCGCCACGGCGGGAGCCTGCAGGAGGTACTGGGAggctttccagaccctgaaacaggaggtccccttctcagagttcgacgtgaactgccctatccagagggacgagaagaggatcactgtgacggtgaggaacccccatatccctggaaaggatattgctacctttctgcggcgctcttgcaccgtggtgaaggagccgagcaggatcaaggacaagttggggtactgggtgggaaagtggagcatggtagttcgcttgtggccaaatccagaagcggcagatcggctgcaccacctccctcccagtttttcacttgcgggcagctcagggaggatcttttaccctgaccagccccagacctgcggtaattgcgggaacctggggcatcagtggaaacagtgcaccctgaaagcctgcagaaactgcaagaacaccggacacgaaactaaggattgtccccgccagaaaacctgtgacctgtgcggagagacaacccacatgttccgggactgccagctgagggtcaggagctaTGCAGAGGCTGCGGCGAAAGGCACAGCACCGGGCGCGCCCCTGACAGCAACCCAGAAGGCAGCCAAGAAGCCCCCTGCAAACCAAGCCGTAAAGGCACAAGGGGGTAAGTATCAGAAGGAGCAAAGGGAAAAGGAGGCCACCCAAGCAGCGCCCGCTGCGGCTCCTGAGCCCGCTGCCCCTTcagtagcagcccccaccccaccccttcccaccctcacccctgcagcaacactccctcccacacccactgctgctgcaacccccaccctcccccctaccccaaccctccccgcccacccaccaccccttgccccctcctcccaaccctccactgcagccccccccacgctccatgaggctgcagcccctccctctgtaacacctctccccagccccgaggctgttgcacctcctccctcttcctcccttgctacagataccgcccccatagcccagaccggaacggagaagcagggaataaagaggagagcccctgagacggatagcccgcaccaggggctggagcagaagagagcccaaatgcaaatcggcgactcacccacttccagcgacgctgacagtgaccttgaaagcgacctggaggaggaggaagcagagatgcaggaggcagccattgcagaggagcaggcggccattttagaacagccacctagcgagacacaagtgaccgtggaagagctcataagagaggggcgagaggcagcagagaccctcctcctccatgacaaccttgggcaaaccatggatctgctagaccagctgtgcgaggagatcaacaagaccacccacgccagtgaggatggtaactagtatcactgcaagtctgtccaaccctttatccccaaactaatggcgtcttttaacattttctccattaacgtaaggagcataggagagcggatgagacgtgccagagtactaacattcctttctttacagaaatgtgatgtgtatatgctacaggaatgtgccttacctttttctcgatcctacaggcacctgagcgggcagtggtctcacggcccctcctactggtctggggggaacgggtgcaggaacgcgggtgtagccat
It encodes:
- the LOC142494682 gene encoding uncharacterized protein LOC142494682, whose translation is MEVAMEPAGTTLHKEKKTKKEKHTAPPKTVPSSQETDGGGPAATSSSGSGDVATPSGLTPTASTSSGGPSSNPGAGSSSNRRIPRLEPWMRQTVVMQLREVDGQRPLLDAETFAKELVSKAGFTPDEILSIQDLRGGLFFVTFATAGACRRYWEAFQTLKQEVPFSEFDVNCPIQRDEKRITVTVRNPHIPGKDIATFLRRSCTVVKEPSRIKDKLGYWVGKWSMVVRLWPNPEAADRLHHLPPSFSLAGSSGRIFYPDQPQTCGNCGNLGHQWKQCTLKACRNCKNTGHETKDCPRQKTCDLCGETTHMFRDCQLRVRSYAEAAAKGTAPGAPLTATQKAAKKPPANQAVKAQGGGFYILPGAKLEQNQSKQVTPDLSK